Proteins from one Penicillium digitatum chromosome 2, complete sequence genomic window:
- a CDS encoding 5-aminolevulinic acid synthase HemA: MEALLQQSRTMCPFLKRTSPTTLRTLSTATRPSASPGGGTMSNLQVLGRRCPVMSKALAVQSARLNGTKRFTSRAGGATGVPPMRVPTGKRALHTTGGHPASLASGGYEKNERENPNLASPLRSSPTAAGTAVRGPRPEAPTNAKFNYDDFYNVELEKKHKDKSYRYFNNINRLAKEFPRAHTASTEERVTVWCSNDYLGMGRNQQVLDSMHQTLDTYGAGAGGTRNISGHNKHAVALEETLAKLHGKEAALVFSSCYVANDATLATLGSKMPDCVILSDSLNHASMIQGIRHSGARKMVFKHNDLEDLEAKLASLPLSTPKIIAFESVYSMCGSIAPIEKICDLSDKYGAITFLDEVHAVGMYGPHGAGVAEHLDYDVYASQDTASPQSTKGTIQDRIDIITGTLGKAYGCVGGYIAGSAAMVDTIRSLAPGFIFTTSLPPATMAGADAAIQYQSQQPRDRVLQHLHTRAVKTALSDLDIPVIPNPSHIVPLLVGDAELAKQASDKLLNEHGIYVQAINYPTVPRGEERLRITPTPGHVKPLREHLVQAVQAVWNDLGLKRTSDWKSQGGFVGVGVEGAEAANLPIWEDAQLGLQAGETIESAVARELNDAASQAAALPVKAATPLTEKAYSGMNSAPFSVVA; this comes from the exons ATGGAGGCTCTTTTGCAGCAGTCTCGCACTATGTGCCCTTTCCTCAAGCGCACATCCCCCACCACCCTCCGCACTCTTTCAACCGCGACTCGGCCCAGCGCTAGCCCGGGAGGCGGAACCATGTCGAACCTTCAGGTTCTGGGTCGCCGCTGCCCAGTCATGAGCAAGGCTCTAGCTGTGCAAAGTGCCCGTCTCAATGGCACCAAGCGCTTCACCTCGCGCGCCGGCGGTGCGACTGGAGTCCCGCCTATGCGGGTTCCGACTGGCAAGCGGGCGTTGCACACCACTGGTGGTCATCCCGCCAGTCTTGCCTCTGGAGGATACGAGAAGAACGAGCGAG AAAACCCTAACTTGGCCAGTCCGCTCCGCTCGTCCCCCACCGCCGCCGGTACTGCGGTGCGCGGCCCCCGCCCAGAAGCCCCAACCAACGCCAAGTTCAACTACGATGACTTTTACAACGTGGAATTGGAGAAGAAGCACAAGGACAAATCCTACCGCTACTTCAACAACATTAACCGTCTCGCCAAAGAGTTCCCTCGTGCCCACACTGCCTCTACCGAGGAGCGTGTGACTGTCTGGTGCTCAAACGACTATCTCGGCATGGGTCGTAACCAGCAGGTCTTGGACTCCATGCACCAGACTCTGGACACCTATGGAGCCGGTGCAGGTGGTACTCGCAACATCTCGGGCCATAATAAGCATGCTGTCGCCCTGGAGGAAACGCTTGCCAAATTGCATGGCAAGGAGGCCGCATTGGTCTTTAGCTCCTGCTACGTGGCTAATGATGCGACTCTGGCCACACTAGGTAGTAAGATGCCCGATTGTGTCATTCTATCGGACAGTCTCAACCATGCCTCGATGATTCAGGGTATTCGCCACTCTGGCGCGAGGAAGATGGTCTTCAAACACAACGATCTGGAAGATCTTGAAGCCAAATTGGCCTCATTGCCACTTAGTACCCCCAAGATTATTGCCTTTGAATCCGTCTACAGTATGTGTGGATCAATTGCGCCCATTGAAAAGATCTGTGATCTCTCCGACAAATATGGTGCCATCACTTTCCTGGATGAGGTCCATGCCGTAGGAATGTACGGGCCACACGGAGCTGGAGTTGCTGAGCATCTCGATTACGATGTGTACGCATCGCAGGATACAGCTTCCCCTCAAAGCACCAAGGGCACAATCCAGGACCGAATTGATATCATCACCGGTACCTTGGGCAAGGCCTACGGCTGTGTCGGTGGATATATTGCAGGCTCGGCAGCCATGGTAGACACCATCCGCTCCCTGGCTCCCGGTTTCATCTTCACCACTTCACTCCCACCAGCAACCATGGCTGGTGCCGATGCTGCCATCCAGTATCAGTCCCAGCAACCCCGGGACCGAGTCCTCCAACACCTCCACACCCGTGCAGTCAAGACTGCCCTCAGTGATTTGGATATCCCCGTCATTCCCAACCCCTCCCACATCGTCCCCCTCCTGGTCGGTGATGCCGAGTTGGCCAAGCAGGCTTCCGACAAACTTCTTAATGAGCACGGAATTTACGTGCAGGCCATCAACTACCCCACCGTTCCCCGCGGCGAGGAGCGTCTGCGCATCACCCCAACCCCAGGCCACGTGAAGCCCCTGCGCGAGCACCTCGTGCAGGCCGTCCAGGCCGTTTGGAACGACTTGGGCCTCAAGCGCACCAGCGATTGGAAGAGCCAGGGCGGTTTCGTCGGCGTTGGCGTTGAAGGCGCCGAGGCCGCCAACCTGCCCATCTGGGAGGATGCCCAGCTGGGCCTGCAGGCTGGTGAGACCATTGAAAGCGCTGTTGCTCGTGAACTCAACGACGCAGCTTCCCAAGCCGCCGCGCTTCCCGTGAAGGCTGCTACCCCTCTGACCGAGAAGGCTTACTCGGGAATGAACTCTGCCCCCTTCAGTGTGGTTGCCTAG